The nucleotide window AGGCTGACCTTGTCGCTGACCAGGCCGGCGAGTGCGCCGATGCCGAACGACATGCCATAGAACAGGGGGTTGAGCACGCTTGGGTGGCTGTTCAGCTGGCGAATGCGCTGTTCGCACCAGGCCAGGTGGTCCACTTCTTCCTCGGCAGCATGCTCCATGGCCTTGCGTACCTGGGGCAGTTTGGCGGTCAGCGCCTGGCCCTGGTACAGCGCCTGGGCACACACCTCGCCGGTGTGGTTGATACGCATCAGCCCGGCGATGTGGCGGGTCTGCTGATCGTCCAGGTCCGCGTCCGGCTGGACAATGGCCGGCGATGGCCGGGCGGGTTGGCCGCTGAAGGGCAGCAAGGTGCGCATGGCGGTATCGGCCTGCAGCAACAAGCGGTCGAGCGGCGAGTAGTGACGTTCGGTAGCCATCGGGCACCTCCGCAAGAATGTGCCCGACAGTTTACCGCAATAGCGGCGGGGTCGCTTGCCGTGGATCAGCCCGGTGGCCAGTTCATCTGGCGCTGGCCAAGCACGTGCATATGGATGTGATAGACGGTCTGGCCGCCTTTCGGGTTGCAGTTCATGACCACGCGGAAACCTTCCTCGCAGCCTTGCTCGACAGCCAGGCGCTGGGCGGTGAACAGGATGTGGCCAGCCAGGGCCTTGTCTTCTTCGGTCAGGTCATTGAGCGTGCGGATGTGTTTTTTCGGGATGACCAGAAAATGTACCGGTGCCGCGGGTGCAATGTCCTTGAAGGCCAGGACCTGGTCGTCTTCGTAGATGATATCCGCCGGGATTTCCCGGTTGATGATTTTGAGGAATAGATCGTCCACAGCACTTGCTCCATGGTGAGGGTCGGGCCGAGTGTACTCAGCCGAGCGCCGCTCGCCCAGTGGCTATTCCATGCCGGCCGGGCAATAGCGGCGGTGTATGGCCCCGGCCAGTTTGCACACCAGCCAGCGCGGCAGCAGGCGCGGGGCAAATGCCAGCCAGCGGTTGCGCCGGCCGGGCAGGATCAGCGCGCGGTTCTTGTCCAGCGCACGTACTGTGTACAGCGCGATTTCCTCGGGGCTGAGGCAGCGGGGTTTGCCGTCGAGCCGGGCGATGCGCCGGTGCGGGGAGCGTACCGGCCCGGGGCACAGCACCGAGACCTTGATGCCGGCACGCTTGAGCTCTTCGCGCAGCGCCTGGGAAAAGCTCAGCACGTACGCCTTGCTGGCGGCATAGGCTGCCATCCACGGGCCGGGTGCCACCCCGGCCAGGCCGGCGACGTTGAGGATCTGCCCGCCACCCTGCACGGCCATCAGGTTGCCGATGGCATGGCACAGGCGGCTCAGGGCCAGAACGTTGACTTCAAGCAGGTCCTGTTCGTCGGCCCACTCATGGGCCAGGAACGGCCCGTAGGTGCGCAAGCCGGCGCAGTTGACCAGCAGGTCGATACGCCGTTCGCCTTCTTCCAGCTCCAGTACGAAGCCCGACAGGCGCAGCGGCTGGCTGAGGTCGCAGGCGCGGAACAGCACCTCGACACCAAAGCGCTGGGTCAGCTCGATGGCCACGGGCTCCAGCGTTTCCCGCTGACGTGCCACCAGGATCAGGTTGCGCCCGCGCCGTGCCAGCGCTTCCGCCAGGGCCAGGCCCAGGCCGCTGGAAGCACCAGTGATCATGGCGTAACG belongs to Pseudomonas putida NBRC 14164 and includes:
- a CDS encoding SDR family NAD(P)-dependent oxidoreductase; protein product: MTRYAMITGASSGLGLALAEALARRGRNLILVARQRETLEPVAIELTQRFGVEVLFRACDLSQPLRLSGFVLELEEGERRIDLLVNCAGLRTYGPFLAHEWADEQDLLEVNVLALSRLCHAIGNLMAVQGGGQILNVAGLAGVAPGPWMAAYAASKAYVLSFSQALREELKRAGIKVSVLCPGPVRSPHRRIARLDGKPRCLSPEEIALYTVRALDKNRALILPGRRNRWLAFAPRLLPRWLVCKLAGAIHRRYCPAGME
- the coq7 gene encoding 2-polyprenyl-3-methyl-6-methoxy-1,4-benzoquinone monooxygenase gives rise to the protein MATERHYSPLDRLLLQADTAMRTLLPFSGQPARPSPAIVQPDADLDDQQTRHIAGLMRINHTGEVCAQALYQGQALTAKLPQVRKAMEHAAEEEVDHLAWCEQRIRQLNSHPSVLNPLFYGMSFGIGALAGLVSDKVSLGFVAATEHQVCKHLDEHLEQIPHEDEKSRAILEQMRIDEEQHAESALEAGGYRFPAPVRFGMSLLAKVMTKSTYRI
- a CDS encoding histidine triad nucleotide-binding protein → MDDLFLKIINREIPADIIYEDDQVLAFKDIAPAAPVHFLVIPKKHIRTLNDLTEEDKALAGHILFTAQRLAVEQGCEEGFRVVMNCNPKGGQTVYHIHMHVLGQRQMNWPPG